A section of the Oncorhynchus tshawytscha isolate Ot180627B linkage group LG09, Otsh_v2.0, whole genome shotgun sequence genome encodes:
- the LOC112258691 gene encoding non-receptor tyrosine-protein kinase TYK2, with amino-acid sequence MMSRRGRSKSTRTGSSTGQCEPPQGPGVHVYLFWTKAGERYLTHTEGKVTAEELSISAAQTVGITPLCHVLFSLYDPESHCWYSPNHFFNSEEQTRLTLHYRMRFYFRNWHGLSEKEPSVARYAPRSGTEHGGSPLLEMTSLEYLFCQAKFDFVNDVTPMEDAQGKEELSRFKNESLGMAVLHLSHQALRSGCTLQEVAKSVSFLRCIPRSFSKHIARDNFLTKIRIRRVFADFVKTFQEHTVDVGRLGSQEVMYKYLSTLEHLAPRFGTETFLAAQLELRKDGGDGSGSYLNTSHAHGASDPENVGPRVMHEVMVSGTKGIQWRKMTVQNPQANSYFGNDYLGNRKSVKQSPLQQEPKSSDTWTSFCDFPEISHITITGANVSIIKQDNFSMEVQMNSSLEALSFVSLLDGYFRLTADAHHYLCHEVAPPRVVLSATNGLHGPMNDDFVLQRLRKEAVEEGAFLVRWSVLDYHRIILAVLNKSQNGQAAIHKQFRILHSGSVFALEGWDREFSSVKELTDSLKTFVLKSGTDNFTVKKCCLPRPAELSNLLVMRQGADQCVQPDSVALCLTQLRFHQIKDKEITQEQHLGRGTRTNIYSGSLLVWGGAEEEEEDEEDKWNNNLTDRKEIRVVLKILDQSHKDIALAFFETASLMSQVSHSHLVFVHGVSVKGSENIMVEEFVEFGPLDVFLRRERALVTPQWKFTVAKQLASALSYLETKQLVHGNVCAKNILVARRGLEEGTFPFVKLSDPGIALNVLSREERVERIPWIAPECVPSGAPFGRAADQWSFGATLLEICNNGDLPMSGSTLTEKERFYETRSRLTEPSSQELASFISMCLTYEPRERPSFRTVLRELTELQIKNPDISPLESLPDADPNVFLKRYLKKIRDLGEGHFGKVMLYVYDPANDGTGDYVAVKALKHEGGSHLHEGWMKEIEILKSLYHSNIVKYKGCCSELGGQTVQLIMEFLPLGSLREYLAKHRLGVAHSLLFAQQICQGMDYLHSKRYIHRDLAARNVLVENEHLVKIGDFGLTKYIPEGDVYYRVREDGDSPVYWYAIECLKESKFSFSSDIWSFGVTLYEVLTHCDHRQSPPVKFVQMMGNVQGQMTVMVLIKLLEKHNRLPCPRDCPSEVHMLMQHCWDFDPARRPSFKSLMESIEAIRKTYERQPNMWLAQISQ; translated from the exons ATGATGTCTCGACGTGGCCGCTCCAAGAGTACCAGGACAGGGTCATCCACAGGCCAGTGTGAGCCTCCTCAGGGACCAGGCGTCCATGTCTATCTGTTTTGGACCAAGGCAGGGGAGCGCTATCTGACCCACACAGAGGGTAAAGTGACAGCTGAGGAGctttccatctctgcagcacagaCTGTGG GTATCACTCCACTGTGCCATGTCCTGTTTTCCCTGTATGACCCTGAATCCCACTGTTGGTACAGTCCCAACCATTTCTTCAACTCAGAAGAGCAGACAAGACTGACACTCCATTATCGCATGag GTTTTACTTTCGGAATTGGCATGGGTTGAGTGAGAAGGAGCCATCAGTGGCGCGATATGCCCCACGGTCAGGGACAGAGCACGGGGGCTCACCTCTACTAGAAATGACCTCCCTGGAATACCTCTTCTGCCAG GCAAAGTTTGATTTTGTGAATGATGTCACGCCGATGGAGGATGCTCAAGGAAAGGAAGAGTTGAGTCGCTTTAAGAATGAGAGTCTGGGGATGGCTGTGCTGCACCTCTCTCACCAGGCCCTGCGCTCAGGCTGCACGCTACAGGAAGTGGCCAAGTCTGTCAG CTTCCTGCGCTGCATTCCGAGATCCTTCTCCAAACACATAGCGAGGGACAACTTCCTGACCAAGATCCGTATCCGGCGTGTGTTTGCTGACTTCGTGAAGACCTTCCAGGAGCACACTGTGGACGTAGGACGCCTGGGCTCCCAGGAGGTCATGTATAAATACCTGTCTACTCTGGAGCACCTAGCCCCTCGCTTCGGTACCGAGACCTTCCTCGCGGCCCAACTGGAGCTGAGGAAGGACGGGGGCGACGGGAGCGGCTCCTACCTCAACACCAGCCACGCCCATGGGGCCTCTGACCCTGAGAACGTTGGCCCTCGGGTCATGCATGAGGTCATGGTGTCTGGTACCAAGGGGATTCAGTGGAGGAAGATGACAGTGCAGAAC CCTCAGGCCAACAGTTACTTTGGGAACGATTACTTAGGGAATCGGAAAAGTGTGAAGCAATCGCCCCTCCAGCAAGAACCCAAATCCTCTGACACATGGACATCTTTCTGCGACTTCCCTGAAATCTCCCACATCACCATCACTGGAGCCAACGTCAGCATCATTAAACAGGACAACTTCTCTATG GAGGTTCAAATGAATTCCAGCCTTGAGGCTCTGTCTTTCGTCTCCCTGCTGGACGGGTACTTCCGGCTTACTGCAGACGCACACCACTACCTGTGTCACGAGGTGGCTCCGCCCAGAGTAGTGCTCAGTGCCACCAATGGCCTCCATGGACCAATGaa TGATGACTTTGTGCTGCAGAGACTGAGGAAGGAAGCAGTTGAAGAGGGAGCCTTTCTTGTGCGCTGGAGCGTCCTCGACTACCACCGCATCATATTAGCTGTTCTAAACAAGAGTCAG AATGGACAAGCTGCAATCCACAAGCAGTTCAGGATCCTGCATAGTGGTTCAGTGTTTGCTCTGGAAGGCTGGGACCGGGAGTTCTCCAGTGTCAAGGAGCTCACCGACAGCCTCAAGACCTTTGTGCTCAAGTCTGGCACGGACAATTTCACTGTGAAGAAATGCTGCCTACCCCGACCTGCAG AACTGTCCAACCTCTTGGTGATGAGGCAGGGTGCGGACCAGTGTGTTCAGCCTGACTCTGTGGCCCTCTGTCTGACTCAGCTGAGGTTCCATCAGATCAAAGACAAGGAGATCacccag GAGCAGCATCTGGGCCGTGGGACCAGGACCAACATCTACTCAGGCAGTCTGTTGGTGTGGGgcggagcagaggaggaggaggaggatgaggaggacaaGTGGAACAACAATCTTACTGATCGCAAAGAGATCCGAGTGGTTCTTAAGATCTTGGACCAGAGCCACAAGGACATAGCATTA GCGTTCTTTGAAACAGCCAGTCTGATGAGCCAAGTATCTCACAGTCACCTGGTCTTTGTACACGGCGTGTCTGTCAAAGGATCTGAGA ACATCATGGTGGAGGAGTTTGTGGAGTTTGGGCCTCTGGATGTGTTCCTGCGAAGGGAAAGGGCGCTGGTCACCCCTCAGTGGAAATTTACTGTAGCCAAACAGCTGGCCAGTGCCCTGAGCTACCTT GAGACTAAACAACTGGTACATGGTAACGTCTGTGCCAAAAACATTCTGGTGGCTCGCCGTGGTCTGGAGGAGGGCACCTTTCCCTTCGTCAAGCTGAGCGATCCAGGCATTGCCCTCAACGTGCTGTCCAGAGAAG AGCGTGTCGAGCGAATTCCATGGATCGCCCCGGAGTGTGTGCCAAGCGGTGCCCCATTCGGCAGAGCTGCTGACCAGTGGAGCTTTGGAGCCACACTGCTGGAGATCTGCAACAATGGAGATTTGCCCATGAGTGGCAGCACGCTCACTGAG AAAGAGCGTTTCTATGAGACGCGGAGTCGCCTCACCGAGCCCTCGTCGCAGGAACTGGCCAGCTTCATTAGCATGTGTTTGACCTACGAACCCCGGGAGAGGCCGTCCTTCCGTACTGTGCTTCGAGAGCTCACTGAACTACAGATCAAGA ATCCTGACATATCCCCCCTGGAGTCTCTCCCGGATGCTGACCCCAACGTTTTCCTCAAACGCTACTTGAAAAAGATCCGGGACTTAGGGGAG ggtcACTTTGGGAAGGTGATGCTCTATGTGTATGACCCAGCCAACGACGGGACAGGGGACTATGTGGCAGTGAAGGCCCTGAAGCATGAGGGAGGCAGTCATCTCCATGAAGGCTGGATGAAGGAGATTGAGATCCTCAAGTCTCTTTACCACAGCAACATAGTCAAGTACAAGGGCTGCTGCTCTGAGCTGG GAGGGCAGACGGTGCAGCTGATTATGGAGTTCCTACCGCTGGGCAGCCTTAGAGAGTACCTAGCCAAACACCGCCTGGGCGTGGCTCACAGCCTCCTCTTTGCACAGCAGATCTGCCAG GGGATGGATTACCTGCACTCGAAGCGATACATCCACCGGGACTTGGCTGCCCGGAACGTACTGGTGGAGAATGAGCATCTGGTGAAGATCGGGGACTTTGGCCTTACCAAATACATCCCAGAGGGAGATGTTTACTACCGCGTGCGTGAGGATGGAGACAGTCCTGTGTACTG GTATGCGATTGAGTGTCTGAAGGAGAGCAAGTTTTCCTTCTCTTCAGACATTTGGTCCTTTGGCGTGACGCTCTATGAGGTCCTGACCCACTGTGACCATCGTCAGAGCCCTCCAGTG AAGTTTGTTCAGATGATGGGTAACGTGCAGGGTCAGATGACGGTGATGGTGCTGATCAAGCTGCTGGAGAAACACAATAGGTTGCCCTGCCCCCGAGACTGTCCTAGCGAG GTCCACATGTTGATGCAGCATTGTTGGGACTTTGACCCCGCGAGACGGCCATCTTTCAAATCCCTCATGGAGTCCATCGAAGCGATTCGCAAGACATACGAACGGCAACCCAATATGTGGCTGGCCCAAATTAGCCAATGA